A window of Solanum stenotomum isolate F172 chromosome 3, ASM1918654v1, whole genome shotgun sequence contains these coding sequences:
- the LOC125860388 gene encoding phosphatidylinositol 4-kinase gamma 3: MSIATVALSPVHEDHLNLASCLAGQYGSRSNDSILIFLTVGGSVIPLRVKESDSIASVKSKIQTFKGFFVKKQKLVFDGKELARNNSRVGDYGVADGNILHLVLRLSDLQAITVRTVCGQEFEFHVDRKRNVGYVKQQIAKKGRDFRDLREQELILDGVELEDKRLINDICKSNDAVIHLLVRKSAKVQAQAVKTDFEVSVVASASNEKGSDAVEKLQERFHAVGLNTVPRSFILEPLIVNPKITPSPVVKQLIGSTFDGIARGHQPIRSSEGSGGAYFMLDSCAQNYVSVFKPTDEEPMAVNNPRGLPLSVDGEGLKKGTRVGEGAFREVAAYILDHPKSGPRSTCCDEKGFAGVPPTVMVKCFHTGFNHAEGCEYSSKSLKIGSLQMFRKNCGSCEDFGPRAFPVDDVHRISVLDIRLANADRHAGNILVQKDDKDGQLVLIPIDHGYCLPENFEDCTFDWLYWPQAQQPYSAETIAYINSLDAEKDIELLKFHGWTMALACARVLRISTMLLKKGAERGLTPSAIGGIMCRETLKKESIIEQIVEEAEESVLPGTSEAAFLQSVSVVMDRRLGDLIE, translated from the exons ATGTCTATTGCTACTGTTGCGCTTAGTCCAGTTCATGAAGATCATTTGAACTTAGCAAGCTGTTTGGCAGGCCAATACGGTTCCCGGTCCAATGATTCAATCTTGATTTTTTTGACCGTAGGTGGGTCTGTAATTCCCTTGCGTGTTAAGGAGTCCGATTCTATTGCTTCTGTGAAATCTAAAATCCAGACATTCAAAGGTTTCTTTGTGAAGAAGCAGAAGCTTGTCTTTGATGGAAAGGAGTTGGCTCGGAACAATTCCCGTGTGGGGGACTATGGGGTTGCTGATGGTAACATTTTGCATTTGGTTCTTCGTCTGTCTGATTTACAAGCTATTACTGTTAGGACAGTGTGTGGTCAGGAGTTTGAGTTCCATGTCGATAGAAAGAGAAATGTTGGTTATGTGAAACAGCAGATTGCAAAGAAGGGGAGAGATTTTCGTGATCTCAGGGAACAGGAACTAATACTTGATGGTGTGGAACTAGAAGATAAGAGGCTGATAAATGATATTTGTAAAAGCAACGATGCAGTGATTCACTTGTTGGTGCGTAAATCAGCTAAAGTACAGGCTCAAGCCGTGAAAACAGATTTTGAAGTTTCAGTTGTAGCATCAGCATCAAATGAGAAAGGGTCTGATGCAGTAGAGAAGCTCCAAGAGAGGTTTCATGCTGTTGGACTCAATACTGTGCCAAGAAGTTTTATTTTGGAACCATTGATTGTCAATCCTAAGATCACACCATCGCCAGTGGTTAAGCAGCTTATTGGTAGCACTTTTGATGGGATAGCAAGGGGTCACCAACCAATTAGGTCTTCTGAGGGATCAGGGGGTGCTTATTTCATGCTAGATTCATGTGCTCAGAATTATGTCTCTGTTTTTAAACCAACAGATGAGGAGCCTATGGCTGTGAATAATCCCCGGGGGCTTCCATTGTCTGTAGATGGTGAGGGGTTGAAGAAGGGCACACGTGTAGGAGAGGGGGCATTTAGGGAGGTTGCTGCATATATTTTGGATCATCCCAAGTCGGGACCTCGCTCAACTTGTTGTGACGAGAAGGGATTTGCTGGGGTTCCTCCCACAGTTATGGTCAAGTGTTTCCATACTGGTTTCAATCATGCTGAAGGCTGTGAATATTCATCCAAGAGTCTTAAGATTGGGTCGCTGCAGATGTTCAGGAAGAACTGTGGAAGTTGTGAGGATTTTGGTCCTCGTGCTTTTCCTGTTGATGATGTACACAGGATTTCGGTGCTGGACATAAGGTTGGCTAATGCAGATAGGCATGCTGGAAACATTTTGGTTCAGAAAGATGATAAGGATGGTCAGCTTGTGCTTATACCAATTGATCATGGCTACTGCTTGCCTGAAAAT TTTGAAGATTGTACTTTTGATTGGCTCTACTGGCCTCAAGCACAACAACCTTACTCTGCTGAGACAATTGCATACATAAACTCTCTTGATGCCGAGAAAGACATTGAGCTTCTGAAGTTTCATGGTTGGACCATGGCCCTTGCTTGTGCACGTGTACTTCGCATCTCTACTATGCTTCTGAAGAAAGGTGCAGAGAGAGGTCTCACCCCTTCTGCAATTGGAGGAATCATGTGCAGGGAAACACTGAAGAAGGAGTCCATCATTGAGCAGATTGTTGAAGAAGCTGAAGAGAGTGTGCTCCCAGGAACAAGTGAGGCAGCATTCTTGCAGTCTGTTTCGGTCGTCATGGATCGACGCCTTGGTGACCTGATTGAGTAA
- the LOC125860387 gene encoding probable pectinesterase/pectinesterase inhibitor 61, translating to MGYGRLGKPDPGETSGRVIIPNPNPRSSKIKIMLISATVLLIASAISVAVLIGVRHKAGNRIDKPSQAMARTCSRTLYPSLCLNSLINYPGANSASDSDLVHISVNLTLQRFGKGLYKASDINNLQMNTQIRSAYDDCLELLEESVDLLSHSLNSVFSGDGDSPTGSTHDVMTWLSAALTNHDTCTDGFANVTGNVKDHISENLKDLSELVSNALAIYAAANGDDDFSVIPIQNRRRRLMEFETHHDEFPKWMSRRDRKLMNKSVSAIQADIIVAKDGSGTVKTIAEAIKKVPEKSNHRTIIYVKAGRYEENNLKVGRKKMNVMFIGDGKGKTVITGGKSVSQHLTTFHTASFAATGAGFIARDMTFENYAGPNNHQAVALRIGGDHAVVFRCNVIGYQDTLYVHSQRQFYRECDIYGTVDFIFGNAAVVLQNCNIYARKPMANQKNTITAQNRKDPNQNTGISIHACQIMATPDLAASKGSFSTYLGRPWKMYSRTVYMLSNMGDHIHPHGWLEWNGDFALNTLYYGEYMNFGPGAAVGQRVTWPGYRVIKSVEEASKFTVSKFIYGSSWLPSTGVSFLAGLNT from the exons ATGGGCTATGGCCGATTAGGTAAACCGGATCCCGGAGAAACCTCCGGCAGGGTGATAATTCCCAATCCTAATCCCCGGAGCTCTAAGATTaaaatcatgttaatttcagccaCTGTacttttaattgcttccgcaaTTTCCGTTGCGGTTTTGATCGGAGTTCGGCATAAGGCCGGAAATAGAATTGATAAACCAAGTCAAGCAATGGCGCGTACCTGTAGTCGTACTCTGTATCCATCTCTCTGTCTCAATTCGCTGATTAATTATCCTGGAGCTAACTCTGCTTCTGACAGTGACCTCGTTCACATTTCCGTCAATTTAACTCTACAGCGATTTGGTAAAGGACTTTACAAAGCTTCTGATATCAACAACCTCCAAATGAACACTCAAATTAGATCGGCATACGACGATTGCCTTGAATTGTTGGAAGAATCAGTCGATCTTCTCTCACACTCGTTAAACTCTGTTTTCTCCGGCGACGGAGATTCGCCGACGGGATCTACACATGACGTGATGACGTGGCTCAGCGCAGCTCTCACGAATCACGACACGTGTACAGACGGATTCGCCAACGTCACCGGGAATGTGAAGGATCATATATCGGAGAACCTCAAGGACTTATCTGAATTGGTGAGTAATGCTCTCGCTATTTACGCCGCCGCGAATGGTGACGATGATTTCTCCGTGATTCCGATACAGAATCGCCGGCGTAGATTGATGGAATTTGAAACACATCATGATGAATTTCCAAAATGGATGTCTCGGAGGGATagaaaattgatgaataaaTCAGTGTCGGCAATTCAAGCAGATATAATTGTGGCTAAGGACGGTAGCGGAACGGTGAAGACGATAGCTGAGGCGATAAAAAAGGTGCCGGAAAAGAGTAATCACCGGACCATAATTTACGTGAAGGCGGGAAG gtatgaagaaaataatttgaaagtaGGGAGGAAGAAAATGAACGTGATGTTCATAGGGGACGGGAAGGGGAAGACGGTGATTACGGGAGGAAAAAGTGTATCTCAGCACCTAACAACATTCCATACTGCCTCCTTTG CTGCAACTGGAGCTGGTTTTATTGCAAGGGATATGACATTTGAGAACTATGCTGGACCAAACAATCATCAAGCAGTAGCCCTCCGTATCGGAGGTGATCACGCCGTGGTCTTCCGCTGCAATGTTATTGGATACCAAGACACCCTCTACGTGCATTCACAGCGTCAATTCTATCGCGAGTGTGATATCTATGGGACAGTAgatttcatttttggaaatgcAGCAGTGGTCCTCCAAAACTGTAACATCTATGCTCGAAAGCCGATGGCTAATCAAAAGAACACCATCACAGCCCAAAACAGGAAAGACCCTAACCAAAACACTGGCATTTCAATCCATGCTTGCCAAATCATGGCAACACCTGATCTCGCGGCATCCAAAGGAAGCTTCTCTACATATCTAGGCCGACCATGGAAGATGTATTCGCGAACAGTTTACATGTTATCTAACATGGGTGATCATATACACCCACATGGTTGGCTTGAGTGGAATGGTGATTTCGCGCTTAACACATTATATTATGGTGAATACATGAACTTTGGGCCAGGAGCAGCAGTAGGGCAACGCGTTACTTGGCCAGGGTATCGGGTGATTAAGTCTGTCGAGGAGGCCAGCAAGTTCACTGTATCAAAGTTTATTTATGGATCATCTTGGTTGCCTTCAACTGGGGTGTCTTTCTTGGCAGGGCTAAATACTTAA